The Hordeum vulgare subsp. vulgare chromosome 7H, MorexV3_pseudomolecules_assembly, whole genome shotgun sequence DNA window tgcaaaagaactgTCGCCTCGCATGAtatatgacatggaggagttagcGTCGGAGTTGCTTTGCAATTTAGGGAAGATATTTCTGCCGGGCTTCTTTAATTCAATGCagtatttgattttacatctaccgaccgaggcaagattggatgGGCCCACTACAAGAATACCTCATATAGAGCAACACATATTGTAGACCATTTTAGCTATACGTCGTAAATTTTACAATAGATACGCATATTAAAAGTTGCAAGTATGCGTTGCGAAAGTGCAAATTTTGGCCCTATCATGGACATTTGAAAAAAAAGCAGAGTGACGCGAGAGAAACAGAACCCCCCACGCCCCTCATCTCTCCAACTCGCCGCCACCAACCACCTCATCACATCCACAAGAGACCTCGCCACCGGACCTCCCATCCCCTAACGTACCCTCCTCCAACCTCACCACCGGACCTCCGCTCCCTTCCTCCCACCTCACAGCCCCGTAGGTTACCGGATCCGCCCATCCCCGACACATCCATCCCTCTCACATCCCGTCTCTCTCTCTTGACGCAGCTTCTCGTCGGGTCACCTGCAATGGCTGTTTCAGGCAACGTCTGGTAAATCTCGCCATTGTGAAGCACAGTACGAGGTCCCATGACACCACGGCACACTCCTATCCAGCTAGATTCGGCGCTCATGGATCCTAACCCCACCCACAACCTTTGCCtgatggctagggtttcgggtgtCAGGCTCCACAGCAGGTTGCCATGTCGTCCTCCTCTCATCTGGTGACTGAATCCCCTCCCATGGCTTcgtcatctctctctccccctttctCTAACCTCGGCCTTCTTTTCTCCTGTAGTTGTCTAGACATGCACCCCCGATTCTACTACAGCTCATCCCTGTCAAATGTGTTTTGGCCATTGTGCAATTCAGTGACGAACACTAATAGGCGTACAGGCTGACTTCCGATCTCTCCTGATTTACATTCATGCACTGATTACTATTCTATTAAATTGGTAAGTATCAGATATGAAGGGAgcatcaattttttttaaaattcttATACGCTACTCATTAATCCTTGATAGATGAGTGGTTAATCCTTTAAAAACATTTGATGTAGAGAAGCACTACTTCATGTATGCGGACACACATCTTGTGCTGGATATGCTTTGTCTGTAGGTTGGTAAACTTGTTTATTATTTTGGGGACAAATTTCTGCTTCCGATGTCAAATATGCACTTTAATATATTATTGGGTATGGCAAATATTATCAAGGTGTGTTTCAGTATTAGTTTATAGACATGGACAAATTATACTCTTCTAACAAACAGTATGTCTGACTGCTGATTCGCTTGGAGCAGCAAATTCATATATTGCCTACAT harbors:
- the LOC123407548 gene encoding uncharacterized protein LOC123407548 — protein: MTPRHTPIQLDSALMDPNPTHNLCLMARVSGVRLHSRLPCRPPLICCLDMHPRFYYSSSLSNVFWPLCNSVTNTNRRTG